The Phormidium yuhuli AB48 DNA window GCGGCCAGGACTATTTTTTGCTGCGTGATAGTGATCCCGAACGGCTCCCGGAAACGGCGATCGCGGCCCGCTGGCTGCTGGAGAGGCTTCAGACTCTCAAGAGTCGTCATATCAATTTATTTCTGGATATCTGCCGCCCGACGGCCCCGCAATTGGGGCAACGGATTGGCTCGGAGTTGGTTGAGTTGGCCCAAACCGCTGAGATTCCTCTCTTGCTCAGTTGTCAGTTGGATGAGCGATCGCGGGAATCCCGGGATTTACGGCGAGGCCTGTTTACTACGGCGTTGATGGCTGCCCTACGCTATCACGACGATCGCACCCTGGCTGAGATTGAAGGGGAGTTAAAGCAATCCTTAGGGATTCTGGCTGAGCAATGTCGCCAACCGCCTCAAACTCCTCTGTTGGTGGCTTCGGAGTCGAGGAAGGGGCGATCGCTATTTGTCAATGATTCACCCCCAGAGACGGCTCCCGAAGTCCCCGCTGACGCTACTGCTGACCTGGCCCCAGATAGGACAGAACCGGTGACGTCAGAGGCCACGCCCAAGGAGACCCCAGAGCCAGAGACTCCCCGCCGGACTGCGACGGCCCAAGCTGGGGGACTCTGGCAATTAGTGGCACTCTTAGGGGCGATCGCGGCCTTCCTCATGGTGGGTGTGTTGGGTGACCCCAGACCGCCGCAACCGGAGGAGTCCACCCCCACCGCAGAAACGTCCCCAGAGCCACCTGAAA harbors:
- a CDS encoding caspase family protein, with translation MGHLVLLAVGLDHYYYLQPLRFAVQDAQGLRDYLVETGRLSPEHCALLTEQSPPIGEEMETDPKMAVFQDLVQDWLPEQVGAEDVVWLFFSGYGLNHGGQDYFLLRDSDPERLPETAIAARWLLERLQTLKSRHINLFLDICRPTAPQLGQRIGSELVELAQTAEIPLLLSCQLDERSRESRDLRRGLFTTALMAALRYHDDRTLAEIEGELKQSLGILAEQCRQPPQTPLLVASESRKGRSLFVNDSPPETAPEVPADATADLAPDRTEPVTSEATPKETPEPETPRRTATAQAGGLWQLVALLGAIAAFLMVGVLGDPRPPQPEESTPTAETSPEPPETPPDPSENQEILEQAQGQIDPGQASSYWRAIEQVRQIQAGEPLYDQAQGAIEGWSQDILELAEQRAEAGQLQFAIDAARLIPETSQVYETAQERIATWENQIP